In a genomic window of Desulfovibrio sp. JC022:
- a CDS encoding methyl-accepting chemotaxis protein translates to MFKNLKLGWKIGGGFVVVLLLTAVVGVVGWYGLSKVADEAKRTDVVSRAVSDMYNSRLMVLYYTLRGTAEYEDKFHSSINEIGKSISANKDIFAGKGLADITAVADKSSRYNEIFDKYAKYEHEKTEAIKNCVAAVGRLDSAVSRIEDRANKAMKRGMSGASAGLDMGNVFEAFLTISDLEKKFITSRFTFSNYLRTGKNEYIKQTRSLLNSVIDKCDAFRSNSWVAANSDLDVGGLESAARDYLAGFNSVVEKVDLQGSELKDMAEVGADALNVSQMLLDEQQVSAQGVVTSSFSMILGGLALALVFGAIISITVTRIITGPIREGVSFAEHMAQGDFTRTLDIEQRDEIGNLAAALNDMVVKLSAVVGEVGISSENVASGSEELSATAENLSQASTEQAASVEEVSASMEEMTANIRQNSENAHQTEQIALQSSQQAEEGGEAVTKAVDAMKNIAEKISIIEEIARQTNLLALNAAIEAARAGEHGKGFAVVAAEVRKLAERSGAAAGEIGELSSSTVSVAEKAGDMLTQLVPDIKKTAELVQEIAAGSSEQLSGAEQINKAVQQLDQVTQQNASASEEMASTSEELSSQAEQLQQVMSFFRVRNQTRSRVQALPAARTVVKSAPAHNASAPRASAPMARIRDVSTEPKIKAESEASGGVSLDMGSDFSDNDFEKF, encoded by the coding sequence ATGTTCAAAAACTTGAAGCTCGGATGGAAAATCGGTGGGGGATTTGTCGTTGTTCTACTGCTGACAGCAGTTGTCGGCGTTGTCGGTTGGTACGGCTTGTCAAAAGTTGCAGATGAAGCCAAACGTACTGATGTTGTCAGCCGGGCTGTTTCAGATATGTACAACTCGAGATTGATGGTTCTCTATTATACCTTGCGGGGCACTGCTGAATATGAAGATAAATTTCACAGCTCCATAAATGAGATTGGGAAAAGTATTTCGGCGAATAAAGATATTTTTGCCGGTAAAGGTCTTGCCGATATTACTGCCGTTGCCGACAAATCATCTAGATATAATGAAATTTTTGATAAATACGCAAAGTATGAACATGAGAAAACAGAAGCTATAAAAAATTGTGTAGCTGCGGTTGGAAGACTTGATTCAGCAGTTAGCAGAATTGAGGATCGCGCCAACAAGGCCATGAAAAGAGGCATGAGCGGAGCCTCTGCGGGATTAGATATGGGGAATGTTTTTGAAGCATTTTTAACAATTTCTGATCTTGAAAAAAAATTCATTACCAGCCGTTTCACTTTTTCCAATTATTTAAGAACCGGTAAAAACGAATATATCAAGCAGACCCGCTCCCTGCTGAATTCTGTTATTGATAAGTGCGATGCTTTTCGTAGCAACAGCTGGGTTGCTGCTAATTCAGATCTCGATGTGGGAGGTCTTGAAAGTGCAGCCCGGGATTACCTTGCGGGCTTCAATTCTGTTGTTGAAAAAGTCGATTTGCAGGGTTCCGAGTTGAAAGACATGGCTGAAGTCGGAGCTGATGCCCTGAATGTCAGCCAGATGTTGCTTGATGAGCAGCAAGTGTCTGCCCAAGGAGTTGTTACTTCTTCCTTCTCCATGATTTTGGGTGGTCTGGCATTGGCCCTTGTGTTTGGAGCCATAATTTCCATAACAGTTACCAGGATTATTACCGGGCCTATCCGTGAAGGTGTTTCTTTTGCTGAACATATGGCTCAGGGTGATTTTACCAGAACTCTGGATATTGAGCAGCGTGATGAAATCGGAAATCTGGCTGCGGCCTTGAATGATATGGTGGTAAAGTTGTCTGCTGTGGTGGGCGAAGTAGGCATTTCTTCCGAGAATGTTGCCTCGGGTAGTGAAGAACTTTCCGCTACCGCAGAAAATCTTTCACAGGCATCTACTGAGCAGGCTGCAAGTGTTGAGGAAGTTTCCGCTTCCATGGAAGAGATGACCGCTAACATCAGGCAGAATTCTGAAAATGCGCACCAGACTGAACAGATAGCCCTGCAATCTTCACAACAGGCTGAAGAGGGCGGTGAGGCAGTTACTAAGGCTGTCGATGCCATGAAAAATATTGCTGAAAAGATTTCCATCATTGAGGAAATCGCCCGTCAGACCAATCTGCTCGCACTTAACGCCGCTATTGAGGCTGCACGTGCCGGGGAACATGGTAAGGGATTTGCCGTTGTGGCTGCGGAAGTACGCAAACTTGCTGAGCGAAGCGGTGCTGCTGCCGGTGAAATCGGTGAACTTTCTTCCAGTACCGTCAGTGTGGCTGAAAAAGCCGGCGATATGCTGACCCAGTTAGTGCCGGATATCAAAAAAACAGCTGAACTTGTGCAGGAAATTGCAGCAGGAAGCAGCGAACAGCTTTCCGGCGCGGAGCAGATTAACAAGGCAGTACAGCAGCTTGATCAAGTTACCCAGCAGAACGCTTCCGCTTCTGAGGAAATGGCCTCTACATCTGAAGAGTTGTCCAGTCAGGCTGAACAATTACAGCAGGTTATGAGTTTCTTCAGGGTCAGAAATCAGACCCGGTCAAGGGTTCAGGCACTGCCTGCGGCAAGGACAGTTGTAAAATCCGCACCTGCGCACAATGCCTCCGCTCCGAGAGCTTCAGCTCCTATGGCCCGGATCAGGGATGTCTCAACAGAACCCAAGATTAAGGCTGAAAGCGAAGCTTCCGGCGGTGTCTCTTTGGACATGGGAAGTGATTTTTCAGACAATGACTTTGAAAAATTCTGA